A single Fusobacterium hominis DNA region contains:
- a CDS encoding toxin-antitoxin system YwqK family antitoxin, producing the protein MKILITLLSFLFCSCTPLQSATRNVVKTYYSSGKIKNNISVKDDKKNGPMTSYFENGKLAVEGYFTNDERDKKWTFYDQNTGNISAIETYSNGLLEGEQFYYYPDGQIKMKGNYKQDERVGFWQVYRPNGSLEIQNIFLDGERIVSIAFYEENGVISSSGLLQDGEKNGPWQYFDDNGKILYDVIYRSGIRDGEWKGYDEKGNIIVTGYYNNGTILGLE; encoded by the coding sequence ATGAAAATACTTATCACACTACTTTCGTTCCTTTTTTGCAGCTGTACCCCATTGCAGTCAGCAACAAGAAATGTTGTAAAAACATATTACTCAAGTGGAAAAATAAAAAATAATATATCTGTTAAAGATGATAAAAAAAATGGTCCTATGACAAGTTATTTTGAAAATGGAAAATTAGCTGTTGAAGGATATTTTACTAATGATGAACGAGATAAAAAATGGACTTTTTATGATCAAAATACTGGAAATATCTCAGCTATTGAAACATACTCTAATGGACTTTTAGAAGGTGAACAGTTTTATTATTATCCAGATGGGCAAATAAAAATGAAAGGTAATTACAAACAAGATGAACGTGTAGGATTTTGGCAAGTCTATCGTCCTAATGGAAGTCTTGAAATACAAAATATCTTTTTAGATGGCGAACGAATTGTAAGTATTGCATTTTATGAAGAAAATGGAGTTATTTCATCCTCTGGCTTATTGCAAGATGGCGAAAAAAATGGCCCTTGGCAATATTTTGATGATAATGGAAAAATTCTTTATGATGTTATTTATAGAAGTGGCATTAGAGATGGCGAATGGAAAGGTTATGATGAAAAGGGAAATATCATTGTCACTGGGTATTATAACAATGGAACTATTTTAGGACTTGAATAA
- the hflX gene encoding GTPase HflX, with amino-acid sequence MINGNIDGIKEYLLKELDSLYEIRVNKNKVIEEEMLYLIASISNKINREINIAIDRKGNVIEISIGDSGSVQLPIMDVKERRLSGIRVIHTHPGGNPKLSNIDLSALIKLKLDCIASVGITEEGITGISLGFCNVEDNNLTYYIEGPMTIERLNEFDVLKRINSVEDLLKNRNVVEDDKEYAILVGVDSEESLEELAELAKACNVQVVGKFMQKKNKIDSGFFIGSGKAQELSVFKQLKRANLIIFDDELNGIQVRNLEEITSCKVIDRTILILEIFARRARTREAKIQVELAQLKYRSGRLLGFGTTMSRTGGGVGTKGPGEKKLEIDKRRIREAIYDLKQELEKIRKTRIVQREKREESGIPKVSLVGYTNVGKSTLRNYLSDNYPADNTSKKEAVFAENMLFATLDTTTRAIVLPDKRVASLTDTVGFVRKLPHDLVEAFKSTLEEVSFADLIVHVIDVSSDTVIEQIIAVENVLRELQADNKSTILALNKCDMATEEQIVVLEEKFKDYKIVKISAKTGENIDELLKLMVENLPQTTKLCEYLIPYSDTSIGAYLHRNSIVQSENYEENGLRISAIVNKEVYNKCEKYLVDIKK; translated from the coding sequence ATGATTAATGGGAATATTGATGGAATAAAAGAATATCTATTAAAAGAACTAGATTCACTTTATGAAATTCGTGTAAATAAAAATAAAGTAATAGAAGAGGAAATGCTTTATTTAATCGCTAGCATAAGTAATAAAATAAATAGAGAAATAAATATAGCAATAGATAGAAAAGGAAATGTAATAGAAATATCTATAGGGGATAGTGGAAGTGTACAACTTCCTATCATGGATGTAAAAGAAAGAAGATTATCAGGAATAAGAGTTATTCATACACATCCAGGAGGAAATCCTAAACTATCTAATATAGATTTATCGGCTTTAATAAAACTAAAATTAGATTGTATTGCTTCTGTAGGAATAACAGAAGAGGGGATAACAGGTATAAGTTTGGGATTTTGTAATGTAGAAGATAACAACTTAACTTATTATATTGAAGGACCGATGACTATAGAAAGATTAAATGAATTTGATGTACTAAAAAGAATTAATTCAGTAGAAGATCTTTTGAAAAATAGAAATGTTGTAGAAGATGATAAAGAATATGCTATTTTAGTTGGAGTAGATTCAGAAGAAAGTTTAGAAGAATTAGCAGAGTTAGCTAAAGCTTGTAATGTTCAAGTTGTTGGAAAATTTATGCAAAAGAAAAATAAAATAGATTCAGGATTTTTTATTGGATCAGGAAAAGCTCAGGAATTATCTGTATTTAAACAATTAAAAAGAGCTAATTTGATAATTTTTGATGATGAATTAAATGGGATACAAGTTAGAAATCTTGAAGAAATAACAAGCTGTAAAGTAATTGATAGAACTATTTTAATACTAGAAATTTTTGCAAGAAGAGCAAGAACAAGAGAGGCTAAAATACAAGTTGAATTAGCTCAATTAAAATATAGAAGTGGCAGACTTTTAGGATTTGGAACAACAATGTCAAGAACTGGTGGTGGAGTTGGAACTAAAGGTCCTGGAGAGAAAAAATTAGAAATAGATAAAAGAAGAATAAGAGAAGCTATATATGATTTAAAACAAGAACTTGAAAAAATTAGAAAAACTAGAATAGTTCAAAGAGAAAAAAGAGAAGAATCAGGAATTCCAAAAGTATCTTTAGTTGGATATACAAATGTTGGGAAATCAACATTAAGAAATTATTTGTCAGATAATTATCCAGCTGATAACACATCTAAAAAAGAAGCTGTATTTGCTGAAAATATGTTGTTTGCAACATTAGATACTACAACAAGAGCTATTGTTTTACCGGATAAGAGAGTAGCATCTCTTACAGATACAGTTGGATTTGTCAGAAAACTACCTCATGATTTAGTAGAAGCTTTTAAGTCAACTCTAGAAGAGGTTAGTTTTGCAGATCTTATAGTTCATGTAATAGATGTTTCTAGCGATACTGTAATAGAGCAAATAATTGCTGTAGAAAATGTTTTAAGAGAATTACAAGCAGATAATAAATCGACAATATTAGCTCTAAACAAATGTGATATGGCAACAGAAGAACAGATAGTTGTATTAGAAGAAAAATTTAAAGATTATAAAATTGTAAAAATAAGTGCTAAAACAGGAGAAAATATAGATGAGTTACTAAAATTGATGGTAGAAAATTTACCTCAAACGACAAAATTATGTGAATATTTAATTCCATATAGTGATACATCAATAGGTGCTTATTTACATAGAAACTCAATAGTGCAATCTGAAAATTATGAAGAGAATGGGCTTAGAATTTCTGCAATAGTAAATAAAGAAGTATATAACAAATGTGAAAAATATTTAGTTGATATAAAAAAATAA
- a CDS encoding cation:proton antiporter — translation MLFSLALILLLGMLLGSIFSKLKLPPLLGMLITGIVLGPYVLNLISPSLLNISADIRKIALIIILTRAGLNLDIKDLKKVGRPAFFMCFLPAVCEIIATIFIAPKIFKISLIEAGILGSVLAAVSPAVIVPTMLKIMSKGYGIKKSIPQLILAGASVDDVFVIVIFSAFLELGKGGNIILTDLFKIPTSIFTGIFGGVIVGLLLVKFFNYLHIRDSAKVIIILSISFILVTIEQHINSAFGFSGLLAIMAIGGTIKKYKNNLAQRLALKYSKLWVGAEICLFVLVGATVNIHYLKNAGFLGIILILLVLLFRIIGVGISLIKTNLNWKERIFTMIAYTPKATVQAAIGGIPLALGLSCGNLVLTIAVLSIVFTAPIGAFAIEHLYKKLLAK, via the coding sequence ATGTTATTTAGTTTAGCTTTAATACTTTTATTAGGAATGCTTTTAGGATCTATTTTTTCAAAATTAAAATTACCTCCTCTTTTAGGAATGTTAATAACAGGTATAGTACTAGGTCCTTATGTTTTAAATCTCATATCTCCAAGTTTATTAAATATCTCTGCAGATATTAGAAAAATAGCTCTTATAATTATTCTAACAAGAGCTGGTTTAAATTTAGATATAAAAGATCTCAAAAAAGTGGGTAGACCAGCTTTTTTTATGTGTTTTTTACCAGCTGTATGTGAAATTATAGCTACAATTTTTATTGCACCTAAAATTTTTAAAATATCCCTTATTGAAGCTGGAATATTAGGAAGTGTTCTTGCAGCCGTTTCTCCAGCAGTTATAGTTCCAACTATGTTAAAGATTATGTCTAAAGGATATGGAATAAAAAAAAGTATTCCTCAACTAATATTAGCTGGAGCATCAGTTGATGACGTTTTTGTCATAGTAATTTTTAGTGCATTTCTCGAATTAGGAAAAGGTGGAAATATTATACTAACAGATTTATTTAAAATTCCTACTTCTATATTCACCGGAATATTTGGTGGAGTAATCGTAGGTTTACTCCTAGTTAAGTTTTTTAATTATTTACACATAAGAGATAGTGCAAAAGTTATTATTATCCTAAGCATATCTTTTATATTAGTAACTATTGAACAGCATATTAACTCTGCATTTGGTTTTTCTGGACTATTAGCTATTATGGCTATTGGTGGCACAATAAAAAAATATAAAAATAATTTAGCACAACGTTTAGCCCTAAAATATTCTAAACTGTGGGTTGGAGCTGAAATTTGTTTATTTGTTTTAGTTGGTGCTACTGTAAATATTCACTACTTAAAAAATGCAGGTTTTTTAGGTATTATCCTTATTTTACTAGTTTTATTATTTAGAATTATTGGCGTTGGTATTTCACTTATCAAAACTAATTTAAATTGGAAAGAAAGAATATTTACTATGATTGCATATACTCCAAAAGCTACAGTACAAGCTGCTATAGGTGGTATACCATTAGCATTAGGATTAAGTTGTGGTAATCTTGTATTAACCATAGCTGTGTTATCAATCGTATTTACAGCTCCAATAGGAGCCTTTGCAATAGAACATTTATATAAAAAGTTATTAGCAAAATAA
- the fabG gene encoding 3-oxoacyl-[acyl-carrier-protein] reductase, protein MDRLKDKIVLVTGSARGIGRAIVEKFAKEGALMVFSCDMGPAEFEQANVRHEILNVTDRECIKELVKKITDEYGRIDVLVNNAGITKDNFLRRMTEDEWDAVINVNLKGVFNMTQAVAPLMTKHKYGSIITLSSVVGLYGNICQTNYAATKGGVISMTKCWAKELARKGAQIRANCIAPGFISSPMTDVLSEKTIEGMLERTPLGRLGTVDDIANAALFLASDESSYITGQVIEVTGGMTL, encoded by the coding sequence GTGGACAGATTAAAAGATAAGATAGTACTTGTAACTGGTAGTGCTAGAGGAATAGGAAGAGCTATAGTTGAAAAATTTGCAAAAGAAGGAGCGTTAATGGTTTTCTCATGTGATATGGGACCAGCTGAATTTGAACAAGCAAATGTAAGACATGAAATATTAAATGTAACTGATAGAGAATGTATAAAAGAGTTAGTAAAGAAAATAACTGATGAATATGGAAGAATTGATGTTCTTGTTAATAATGCTGGAATAACAAAAGATAACTTCTTAAGAAGAATGACAGAAGATGAATGGGATGCAGTTATAAATGTTAACTTAAAAGGTGTATTTAATATGACTCAAGCAGTTGCCCCATTAATGACTAAACATAAATATGGATCTATAATTACACTTTCATCTGTAGTTGGATTATATGGTAATATATGTCAAACTAACTATGCAGCAACAAAAGGTGGAGTTATATCTATGACTAAATGTTGGGCAAAAGAATTGGCTAGAAAAGGAGCTCAAATAAGAGCTAACTGTATAGCACCAGGATTTATATCTAGTCCTATGACAGATGTTTTATCTGAAAAAACAATAGAAGGAATGTTAGAAAGAACTCCATTAGGAAGATTAGGAACAGTTGATGATATAGCAAATGCAGCTTTATTTTTAGCAAGTGATGAGTCTTCTTATATAACTGGACAAGTTATAGAAGTAACTGGTGGAATGACTTTATAA
- the citF gene encoding citrate lyase subunit alpha — translation MKTIVNKVNKEIPEFIEGYGEVKPYAGPFATIPEGRKYAPLKAFSKPGDTKLVDSISEAIQKCGLKDGMTISFHHHLRNGDYILNMVMDEIAKLGIKDINIVCSSLTKAHEPLIEHIKSGVVTGIGTSGLRGEIAKEISKHNILGKPVIFRTHGGRARAIEAGEVKIDVAFIAAPACDKMGNMNGSEGKSSFGAMGYPMVDAEYADKVVAITDNLMPFPLKKISIPMTLVDYVVEVESIGDPELIGTGATRMTKNPQELLIAEKASDVLIASGYIQNGFSFQAGSGGSSLAVCKFLKEYMKKNNIKGSFGAGGITSTMVNLLEEGYFEALLDTQTFDSAAAESLRRNPNHIEMSASMYANPHNKACSAHQLDVMILSATEIDTDFNINSLTGSTGMIMGALGGAPDTAAGAKLTVVVAPTMRKRIPIVTDKVTNIVTPGETVDVLVTERGICVNPRRTDLIEKFEAAGIKLKSIEQLKNEVEKLTGTPERVELTDNIVAVIEYRDGTVIDVVKQVKE, via the coding sequence ATAAAGACAATTGTAAATAAAGTAAATAAAGAAATACCAGAATTTATAGAAGGATATGGAGAGGTAAAACCTTATGCTGGTCCTTTTGCAACAATTCCAGAAGGAAGAAAATATGCACCGTTAAAAGCATTTTCAAAACCTGGAGATACTAAATTAGTAGATTCAATAAGTGAAGCTATACAAAAGTGTGGATTAAAAGATGGAATGACTATCTCTTTCCACCATCATTTAAGAAATGGTGATTACATATTGAATATGGTAATGGATGAAATTGCAAAATTAGGAATAAAAGATATAAATATAGTTTGCTCTTCACTTACTAAAGCTCACGAACCTTTAATAGAACATATTAAATCAGGTGTAGTTACTGGAATAGGAACTTCAGGATTAAGAGGAGAAATAGCTAAAGAAATTTCAAAACATAATATATTAGGAAAACCAGTAATATTTAGAACTCATGGTGGTAGAGCTAGAGCAATTGAAGCTGGAGAAGTAAAAATAGACGTAGCATTTATAGCTGCACCAGCTTGTGATAAAATGGGAAATATGAATGGATCAGAAGGAAAATCATCTTTTGGAGCTATGGGATATCCAATGGTAGATGCTGAATATGCTGATAAAGTTGTAGCAATCACTGACAATTTAATGCCATTTCCTTTAAAGAAAATTAGTATTCCTATGACACTTGTTGATTATGTAGTAGAAGTTGAATCAATAGGAGATCCAGAACTTATAGGAACTGGAGCTACAAGAATGACTAAAAATCCTCAAGAACTTTTAATAGCTGAAAAAGCTTCAGATGTATTAATAGCTTCTGGGTATATTCAAAATGGATTTTCTTTCCAAGCAGGAAGTGGAGGATCTTCATTAGCAGTATGTAAATTCTTAAAAGAATATATGAAAAAAAATAATATTAAAGGGTCATTTGGAGCTGGTGGAATAACTTCAACTATGGTTAACTTACTAGAAGAAGGGTATTTTGAAGCACTATTAGATACACAAACTTTTGATAGTGCAGCTGCTGAATCTTTAAGAAGAAATCCAAATCATATAGAAATGTCTGCATCAATGTATGCAAATCCTCATAATAAAGCATGTAGTGCACATCAATTAGATGTTATGATATTATCAGCTACAGAGATAGATACAGATTTTAATATAAACTCACTTACAGGTTCTACAGGAATGATTATGGGAGCTTTAGGTGGTGCACCAGATACAGCTGCAGGAGCTAAATTAACTGTTGTAGTAGCTCCTACAATGAGAAAAAGAATCCCTATCGTAACTGATAAAGTAACAAATATAGTAACTCCTGGAGAAACTGTAGATGTTTTAGTAACTGAAAGAGGAATTTGTGTAAATCCTAGAAGAACTGATTTAATTGAAAAATTTGAAGCTGCTGGAATAAAATTAAAATCAATAGAACAATTAAAAAATGAAGTTGAAAAATTAACAGGAACACCAGAACGTGTTGAGCTTACAGATAATATAGTAGCTGTAATTGAATATAGAGATGGAACTGTTATTGATGTTGTAAAACAAGTTAAAGAATAA
- a CDS encoding DUF2118 domain-containing protein has translation MKKIYKVKLNNKVYEVELQEVTTIEGEILAQTSNAQIVEQPKVVSASGEKIEAPMPGIIVDIKVKVGDTIKKGDLVAIIEAMKMETELLATKDGVVSAINVSKGQQVDMGAAIITL, from the coding sequence ATGAAAAAAATATATAAAGTAAAATTAAACAATAAAGTTTATGAGGTAGAACTACAAGAAGTTACAACTATAGAAGGAGAAATACTTGCTCAAACATCAAATGCACAAATAGTAGAACAACCAAAGGTAGTTTCAGCATCAGGTGAAAAAATAGAGGCTCCTATGCCAGGAATAATAGTAGATATAAAAGTAAAAGTAGGAGACACTATAAAAAAAGGAGATCTTGTAGCAATTATTGAAGCAATGAAAATGGAAACAGAATTATTAGCGACAAAAGATGGAGTAGTATCAGCTATTAATGTATCAAAAGGGCAACAAGTTGATATGGGAGCTGCAATAATTACATTATAA
- a CDS encoding OadG family protein, translating to MRLDFKTALELSVVSMGIVFLTLYGISLVLGSFKKIFKEKKVIEQLEKEVEKKVVKVAPKKNITYKELEEDEDMLVAALVASIEAAKENKNSNFKVTSIRKINN from the coding sequence ATGCGATTAGATTTTAAAACAGCATTAGAACTTTCAGTAGTTTCAATGGGAATTGTATTCTTAACATTATATGGAATCTCATTAGTATTAGGAAGTTTTAAAAAAATTTTTAAAGAAAAAAAGGTAATAGAACAACTTGAAAAAGAAGTTGAAAAGAAAGTTGTAAAAGTAGCACCTAAAAAAAATATTACATATAAAGAATTAGAAGAAGATGAAGACATGTTAGTAGCCGCTTTAGTAGCATCAATAGAAGCAGCAAAAGAAAATAAAAACTCAAATTTTAAAGTAACAAGTATTAGAAAAATAAACAACTAG
- a CDS encoding HpcH/HpaI aldolase/citrate lyase family protein: MERRARRTMMFAPANNPKMLTMAHLYGPDCVLFDLEDAVKYAEKDAARDLLAEALKTIDYGDTEIFARINPLSTEFGKKDVETLVPAGLRNMRLAMCEYPEQVRELDELLTKIEKENGIEEGACKIQCSLETPIAIMNATAIATSSPRVVSISFGAEDFTRTLGAERTKAGTEIFTARSLVVMAAAIAGVDAIDTVWSDLDDEEGFKNEVKTAMQMGFAGKSCIHPSQIKLVHEIFTPTEEELQKSLEIVKAAEECDITKGGVITVNGKMVDIPVIAKAQKVVRLAKSAGMID, translated from the coding sequence ATGGAAAGAAGAGCTAGAAGAACAATGATGTTTGCTCCAGCAAACAATCCTAAAATGCTTACAATGGCACATTTATATGGTCCAGATTGCGTTTTGTTTGACTTAGAAGATGCAGTTAAATATGCTGAAAAAGATGCAGCAAGAGACCTTCTTGCAGAAGCATTAAAAACTATAGATTATGGAGATACAGAAATATTTGCAAGAATTAATCCATTAAGTACAGAATTTGGAAAAAAAGATGTAGAAACTTTAGTTCCTGCTGGATTGAGAAATATGAGATTAGCAATGTGTGAATATCCAGAGCAAGTACGTGAATTAGATGAATTATTAACAAAAATAGAAAAAGAAAATGGAATAGAAGAAGGAGCTTGTAAAATACAATGTTCTTTAGAAACACCTATTGCAATAATGAATGCAACAGCAATAGCTACATCATCACCAAGAGTAGTATCTATATCATTTGGAGCTGAAGATTTTACAAGAACACTTGGTGCTGAAAGAACTAAAGCAGGAACAGAAATATTCACAGCAAGAAGTCTTGTAGTTATGGCAGCTGCAATTGCTGGAGTAGATGCAATTGATACTGTGTGGTCAGATCTTGATGATGAAGAAGGATTTAAAAATGAAGTAAAAACTGCAATGCAAATGGGATTTGCTGGAAAATCTTGTATTCATCCATCTCAAATAAAACTAGTGCATGAAATATTTACTCCTACAGAAGAAGAACTACAAAAGTCATTAGAAATAGTAAAAGCTGCAGAAGAGTGTGATATTACTAAAGGTGGAGTTATTACTGTAAATGGTAAAATGGTAGATATACCAGTAATTGCTAAAGCACAAAAAGTTGTAAGATTAGCTAAAAGTGCTGGAATGATTGACTAA
- the citD gene encoding citrate lyase acyl carrier protein, which produces MIGICGNEKSSDVLVTVDLNNNGIEVIIESKLKKMFGKLMEKAVREVLEEMNVENAKVLVQDFGALDFVIKARTRTAVRRAMVGGKN; this is translated from the coding sequence ATGATAGGAATTTGTGGAAATGAAAAAAGTTCAGATGTTTTAGTAACAGTAGACCTAAACAATAATGGAATAGAAGTAATTATTGAATCAAAATTAAAAAAAATGTTTGGAAAATTAATGGAAAAAGCTGTTAGAGAAGTTTTAGAAGAAATGAATGTTGAAAATGCAAAAGTTTTAGTACAAGATTTTGGTGCACTAGATTTTGTAATAAAGGCTAGAACAAGAACAGCAGTGAGAAGAGCAATGGTAGGAGGGAAAAATTAA
- a CDS encoding sodium ion-translocating decarboxylase subunit beta — translation MFDIILNFIGSTGFAALTYKEVIMICISCIFLYLAIKKGYEPYLLIPIATGMLLVNLPLSGLMDEGGLLYYLYQGTKLGIYPPLIFLCVGAGTDFGPLIANPKSILLGAAAQLGIFFSFLGAILLGFTGPESASIGIIGGADGPTAIYLTSKLAPNLLGPIALAAYSYMALVPIIQPPIIRLLTTKKERMIKMEQARKVSKTEKIVFPIVVTILVSLLLPSAAALVGMLMFGNLIRESGVVPKLTETASNSMMFMITIILGLTVGAKANAESFLNPQTLKITVLGLIAFSVGTAGGVLFGKVMCKLSGGRINPIIGAAGVSAVPMAARVVQKVGQEENPTNFLLMHAMGPNVAGVIGSAVAAGILLKYF, via the coding sequence ATGTTTGACATAATATTAAACTTTATAGGAAGTACAGGTTTTGCAGCATTGACATATAAAGAAGTTATAATGATATGTATTTCTTGTATATTCTTATATTTAGCTATAAAAAAAGGTTATGAACCGTATTTATTAATTCCAATTGCAACTGGAATGTTACTTGTTAATCTACCTTTATCAGGATTAATGGACGAGGGTGGACTTCTTTACTATTTATATCAAGGAACAAAGCTAGGAATTTATCCACCATTGATATTTTTATGTGTTGGAGCAGGAACAGATTTTGGACCATTAATTGCTAATCCAAAAAGTATTTTATTAGGAGCAGCAGCTCAATTAGGTATATTCTTTTCATTTTTAGGAGCAATACTTTTAGGATTTACAGGACCAGAATCAGCATCAATAGGTATTATAGGAGGAGCAGATGGACCAACAGCAATATATTTGACTTCAAAACTAGCTCCTAATTTATTAGGACCTATTGCCTTAGCAGCATATTCATATATGGCACTTGTGCCAATTATACAACCACCTATTATCAGACTTTTAACTACTAAGAAAGAAAGAATGATAAAGATGGAACAAGCTAGAAAAGTAAGTAAAACAGAAAAAATTGTATTTCCAATAGTAGTAACAATATTAGTATCATTACTTTTACCGAGTGCAGCTGCTTTAGTAGGAATGTTAATGTTTGGTAACTTAATAAGAGAATCAGGTGTAGTACCAAAACTTACAGAAACAGCAAGTAATTCGATGATGTTTATGATAACTATTATTTTAGGATTAACTGTTGGAGCAAAAGCTAATGCAGAGTCATTTTTAAATCCACAAACATTAAAAATAACAGTTTTAGGATTGATTGCATTTTCAGTTGGAACTGCTGGAGGAGTATTATTTGGTAAAGTAATGTGTAAACTTTCTGGTGGTAGAATAAATCCTATAATTGGAGCAGCAGGAGTATCTGCAGTACCAATGGCAGCAAGAGTTGTGCAAAAGGTAGGACAAGAGGAAAATCCAACTAATTTCCTTTTAATGCATGCTATGGGACCTAATGTTGCTGGAGTAATAGGATCTGCAGTAGCAGCAGGAATATTATTAAAATATTTTTAG
- a CDS encoding oxaloacetate decarboxylase subunit alpha, producing the protein MKKLKITETSLRDGHQSLIATRLTTSEILPILDKIDKVGYYSLEVWGGATFDACIRFLNEDPWERLRAIRKKVKNTKLQMLIRGQNLLGYKHYADDVVEAFVKKSLENGIDIIRAFDALNDYRNLETTIKSVKKYKGHCQGCIAYTTSEIHTINYFVGKVLELEKLGVDSICIKDMAGILMPEVGYELIKEIKKVSKLPLELHSHCTGGIAQILYMKAIEAGVDIIDTAISPFSQGTSQPPTEVFVELLKGTSRDTKLNMELLGEVADYFKPIKEKYRKEGILNPKVMDVEPKTLVYQVPGGMLSNLMSQLEQQKALDRYEDVLKEIPKVRKDLGYPPLVTPLSQMVGTQAVLNVLLGERYKVVPKEIKDYVRGYYGSTPAPIDKIVQKKIIGDEEVITCRPADLIEPSMKQFKKEIGKLAKSEEDVLMYALFPENARKFLEERDKPAVEEYEINLFI; encoded by the coding sequence ATGAAAAAATTGAAAATAACAGAGACTTCTCTTAGAGATGGACATCAATCATTAATAGCAACTCGATTGACGACATCTGAAATACTTCCAATTCTCGATAAAATAGATAAAGTTGGATATTATTCATTAGAAGTTTGGGGAGGAGCAACTTTTGATGCTTGTATTAGATTTTTAAATGAAGATCCGTGGGAAAGACTAAGAGCAATAAGAAAAAAAGTGAAAAATACAAAGCTACAAATGTTAATAAGAGGACAAAATTTACTAGGATATAAGCATTATGCTGATGATGTAGTAGAGGCGTTTGTAAAAAAATCACTTGAAAATGGAATTGATATTATAAGAGCATTTGATGCATTAAATGATTACAGAAATTTAGAAACAACTATAAAATCTGTAAAAAAATATAAAGGACACTGTCAAGGATGTATTGCATACACTACAAGTGAAATACATACAATAAATTACTTTGTAGGAAAAGTATTAGAGTTAGAAAAATTAGGTGTAGATTCTATATGTATTAAAGATATGGCTGGAATTTTAATGCCGGAAGTTGGATACGAATTAATAAAAGAGATAAAAAAAGTTTCTAAATTACCACTTGAACTTCATAGTCATTGTACAGGAGGAATAGCACAAATTTTATACATGAAAGCAATAGAAGCTGGAGTAGATATTATAGATACTGCTATCTCACCATTTTCTCAAGGAACAAGCCAACCACCAACAGAAGTGTTTGTTGAATTATTAAAAGGAACATCAAGAGATACAAAATTAAATATGGAGTTGCTAGGTGAAGTAGCAGATTATTTTAAACCAATAAAAGAAAAATATAGAAAAGAAGGAATTTTAAATCCTAAAGTAATGGATGTAGAACCTAAAACTTTAGTGTATCAAGTTCCTGGAGGAATGCTTTCTAATTTGATGTCACAACTTGAACAACAAAAAGCACTTGATAGATATGAAGATGTTTTAAAAGAGATTCCTAAAGTAAGAAAAGATTTAGGATATCCTCCATTAGTAACGCCGTTATCTCAAATGGTAGGAACACAAGCAGTATTAAATGTACTACTAGGTGAAAGATATAAGGTTGTTCCAAAAGAAATTAAAGATTATGTAAGAGGATATTACGGAAGTACTCCTGCTCCAATAGATAAAATAGTACAAAAGAAAATTATTGGAGATGAAGAAGTTATTACTTGTAGACCTGCAGATTTAATCGAACCAAGTATGAAACAATTTAAAAAAGAAATTGGAAAACTTGCTAAATCTGAGGAAGATGTTTTAATGTATGCATTATTCCCAGAAAATGCTAGAAAGTTTTTAGAAGAGAGAGATAAACCAGCAGTTGAAGAGTATGAAATAAATCTATTTATATAA